CAGACCTTCCTCGCCCTGCTGGACCCCGACCGGTACGACGGCCAGTACCGCCAGGGCGTGCACTCCACCGACACCACCGGACTGATGCGCCGGATGATCAAGGAGGACCTGCTCACCTTTGAGGGCAAGCCGCTCTTCCCCGAGCGGGTGGCTGAGACCATCGAGTACACCCTCTCCCCGCAGGAGATGCTCCTGTACGAAGAGGTCACCGAGTACGTACGCACGGAGATGAACAGGGCCGAGCAGGCCGACGGCAAGCGGCGCACGGTCGGCTTCGCGCTCACGGTCATGCAGCGGCGTCTCGCATCCAGTCCTGAGGCGATCTACCAGTCGATCCGGCGCCGCATCGCCCGGCTGCGCACCCACCGTGAGCAGACGCTGTCGGGCCCGTTTGTTCCCCCGTCCGAGACGCTGTCGTTCGACCCGGACGACTTCGACTCCGACGAGCTGGGAGCCGCCGAGCTGGAGCAGTTGGAGAGCGAGGTCCTGGACGCCGCTACCGCTGCGCGCACCGCAGCCGAGCTGGACGCCGAGCTCGCGGTCCTGGCGCGTCTGGAGGAGATTGCCCAGCAGGTGCGTGCCTCGGGTGAGGACCGCAAGTGGCAGGAGTTGCGTTCCCTCGTCCTCAAAGCTCACGAGGATGGCCTGAGCGGCGCCCACCACACTCCGCGCAAGCTCATCATCTTCACCGAGCACCGCGACACCCTCGACTACCTCGCAGGCCGCATCACCACCCTGCTGGGCGGCGATGCGGATGCCGTGCGCACGATCCACGGCGGCACCGCGCGACAGGCGCGGCGGGAGATCCGCACCAAGTTCACCAACGACCCGCGCTGCCACGTCCTGATCGCCACCGATGCCGCCGGTGAAGGACTGAACCTTCAGGCCGCGCACCTGATGGTCAACTACGACCTCCCCTGGAACCCCAACCGGATCGAGCAGCGTTTCGGGCGTATTCACCGCATCGGCCAGCGCGAGGTCTGCCGACTGTGGAACCTCGTGGCTTCCCAGACCAGAGAGGGGCAGGTCTTCCAGCGCCTGCTCACCAAGATCGAGCAGCAGCGCCGCGCCTACGGCGGCAAGGTCTTCGACGTCCTGGGCGAGAACGCCTTCGCGGATGAGCCACTGCGCGACCTGCTCATGCGAGCCATCCGCTACGGCGAGCAGCCCGAGGTCCGGGCCTACCTGGACCAGGTCATCGACAAGTCTGTCGCCGACGGGCTTCAGGAGCTGATCAAGGAACGCGCACTGGCCACTCCGGACATCGGGCTGGAAGAGCTGGCCAAGCTGCGCCGGCAGATGGACGAGGCCCGCGCCCGGCGCATGCAGCCCCACTTCGTGCAGGCCTTCGTCATGGAGTCCCTCCGCGCCCTGGGCGGGCGGGCGTCGAAACGGGAGAAGGACCGGTTCGAGCTGACCCAAGTGCCCGCTGCCCTGCGCGAAGGCCGGCGTACTGTCAGTCCGCGCTACGCACGCATCACCTTCGAACCCTCGGCCGTGGTGATACCCGGCCGACCGGACGCCGAGCTCGTAGCACCCGGTCATCCGCTGATGGACGCGATCATCGCCGAGATCCTGAACAGGTACGGCGACGCCCTGACCCGCGGAGCCACCTTCCTGGACCGGACCATCAGCACCCCCCAGCTCGTGTTCGCCCTCCTGGAAGAGCTCTCCGACGGACGCGGCACCGCGATCAGCAAGAGGTTCGAGTACGTCTCCGTGCTACCAGACGGAACCGCACAGCCGGCAGGCGCCGCCCCGTACCTAGACCTGTCCCTGCCGGCAGGTCTGAACCTTGAGCAGCACACCGCACTGGCCCTTGCCGTCAACTCCGAGCTGTCCACGGCCTGGCTAGCCGAAGGCGTGGAGAAGATCGCCCAGAACTGGGCGATCCAGCACGGTCTGCCCGAGCACCGCGCCGACGTTGCCGCTCGTGTCGTCCCGGCCGTCGAGCGCACACGCAAACTTGTACGGCAGCGGCTGCTGGCGCAGATGAACTACTGGGACGGCGAGTCGATCAAGCTCGCCGAGGCCCAAGC
Above is a genomic segment from Streptomyces sp. NBC_01233 containing:
- a CDS encoding helicase-related protein produces the protein MSDQVLFPNDIASLQPEAPKSRWSFDADPAQFRLASEALRMRHAGLSDPMLAVETSDIDPLPHQIRAVYGSMLAQAGSLRFLLADDPGAGKTIMAGLYLKELLLRGDVQRCLIVAPGGLVEQWQTELAEKFGIEMAILTRDLAEADRDGDPFRQNPMLIARMDQLARNGEWQTALAESEWDLIVVDEAHRMSASWFGNELKRTRRYELGQLLGKITRHFLLMTATPHSGSEANFQTFLALLDPDRYDGQYRQGVHSTDTTGLMRRMIKEDLLTFEGKPLFPERVAETIEYTLSPQEMLLYEEVTEYVRTEMNRAEQADGKRRTVGFALTVMQRRLASSPEAIYQSIRRRIARLRTHREQTLSGPFVPPSETLSFDPDDFDSDELGAAELEQLESEVLDAATAARTAAELDAELAVLARLEEIAQQVRASGEDRKWQELRSLVLKAHEDGLSGAHHTPRKLIIFTEHRDTLDYLAGRITTLLGGDADAVRTIHGGTARQARREIRTKFTNDPRCHVLIATDAAGEGLNLQAAHLMVNYDLPWNPNRIEQRFGRIHRIGQREVCRLWNLVASQTREGQVFQRLLTKIEQQRRAYGGKVFDVLGENAFADEPLRDLLMRAIRYGEQPEVRAYLDQVIDKSVADGLQELIKERALATPDIGLEELAKLRRQMDEARARRMQPHFVQAFVMESLRALGGRASKREKDRFELTQVPAALREGRRTVSPRYARITFEPSAVVIPGRPDAELVAPGHPLMDAIIAEILNRYGDALTRGATFLDRTISTPQLVFALLEELSDGRGTAISKRFEYVSVLPDGTAQPAGAAPYLDLSLPAGLNLEQHTALALAVNSELSTAWLAEGVEKIAQNWAIQHGLPEHRADVAARVVPAVERTRKLVRQRLLAQMNYWDGESIKLAEAQAAGKKVRISPATARDRARSLEARLERRQGELDLETQVNVHPPQIISAALVLPAGFIPGAAGEQPTPGSFALDTTVTERRAVDAVLAAERRLGRDPEEMAHSNKGFDIRSLKPDGHLIFIEVKGRVLGADNFTVTTSEVGYAKNAEPDYRLALVAVDPDTPDGSNDRVRYVLNPFADLVLDKYVDDLRRKWKAEWQRGVDPL